AAGTATAAAGTTTTACCATCTATAACTATAGCCCAAGCAATATTAGAATCCGGATGGGGTCAATCAAGATTAGCTAAGGATTATAATAACTTATTTGGAATTAAAGCAGACGCAAATTGGAAAGGAGAGTATGTAACCTTAGAAACTAGAGAATTTAAAAGCAACACTGTAAATGGAAAGTTTAGAAAATATAAAGATGCAGGGCAATCTATTGATGATCATGCAAAGTTTTTATATGAAAATAAGAGATATCAAAACAATGGTGTATTTAATGCTAAGACATATATATACCAGGCAAAAGCTTTACAAAATGCAGGGTACAGCACAGATACAAATGAAAAAGGCGAAAAGGTTTATGCAAATAGATTAATTGAGATAATAAAGCAATATAATTTACAGCTTATAGATAATGAAGTTCAGAGTAAATAAAACTGTAACATACGTGTAACAAAAATAAACTAAAATGACTTTGAGGTGATAAAGATGAATAAAAAAATATCGTTATTGTTAAGCTTTGTACTTATAGGAACAAGCTTAGCGGGGTGTAGTAACGGGCTTACTAAAAGTGATGAAGATATATCAGCTAAGGTAGAAAAAGTTAATAACTTAGATTTTAAATATGACGTTAATCCTAAAAACTTTCAAGTATCTGTAGATGTTGATGGAAAAAAAGAAACTATCTCAGAACCTATGAAAGAAAGATCTGTTACTAATTTAAAAAAGAAAGACAATGAAATTTCATGGACATACCCAGATGAACATATTAATGTAGATATAAAAAAGAAAGATAATTACTTAGATGTAGACATCAAATCAACATCTAAAGAAACTAACACTTTTACTTGGCCAAGTGTTAGTGGGGAAAGTTATGTACTTCCTATAAATGAAGGAAAGTTTATACCAAGTAATGATAAATACTGGAAAGAGTATTTAAATGAGCAAATATTTAATACTATAGAGAGTTTTTCTATGCAATTTTTCTCAGTAAATAAAAGTAACTTTGCAGCCACTTATATAATGAAAAATAAATATAATGATGAGATTAAATTTGATACAAAAAATGATATAAAGTTTGATTTTACTCATGAATATCCAAGCATAAATAAAAATAAAGACTATGGATTTAGGATATATATAACAGAGAAGAATGTAAATGATGTAGCTAAAAATTATAAGAATTTTGTAATTGAAAATGGAGATTTTAAAACATTAGCAGAAAAAGCAAAAGAAAATAAAAATATAGAAAAATTATATGGAGCATCTCAGATTTATTTCTGGGGCAAATCTGTAATTACTGTTGATGATATTAAGTGGAACTTATTAAGACAAAACATGGATGAAGAATTCATAAACTGGATGAAAGAGCTTCTAAATACAAAAGTAGAAGATGGCAAAGAGGTTTCGAATGTTTTAGATGCTATAAAAAGTCAAGATTATGTAGATAAATATCAAAAACAAACAATAGTAAGTGGATTTAATTCAGTTATGATGTTAAAAGAATTTTATAATCCTAATGTATTTAAAGATTTAAATAAAGAAACTCAAGCTGTTGTAAAAAAAGGCATAAATAATTTAAATAGAAATGAATTAATTTCATTAAATAAAGAGTTATTAAAATCAAAACTTAAAGATTCAACAACTCCGACAACTTATTGGGCAAGAAATAATACGGTAGATGTATTAGATGATATGAAAAAATCAGGAATAGATAATGCTTGGATAGGATTTGATGATTTAGAGGCGGGATATGTTTCACCAGAGTTTGTAAAAAAAGCTAATGACTATGGATATTTAGTTGGACCTTATGATTCGTATCATTCAATTCATAAGCCAGGTGAGGAAAAATGGAGTACAGCTAAATTTGATGATAAATCATTATATGATAATGCAACAATAGAAGATAAGAATGGAAAAAAATTAGAAGGATTCCAAGGAACAGGTAGAAAACTAAATCCTACATTATCTATGCCTAGTGTAAAATCAAGAGTAAACAAGATTCTTAATGAAGGATATAAATTTAACTCATGGTTTATAGACTGT
The nucleotide sequence above comes from Paraclostridium bifermentans. Encoded proteins:
- a CDS encoding glycoside hydrolase; amino-acid sequence: MNKKISLLLSFVLIGTSLAGCSNGLTKSDEDISAKVEKVNNLDFKYDVNPKNFQVSVDVDGKKETISEPMKERSVTNLKKKDNEISWTYPDEHINVDIKKKDNYLDVDIKSTSKETNTFTWPSVSGESYVLPINEGKFIPSNDKYWKEYLNEQIFNTIESFSMQFFSVNKSNFAATYIMKNKYNDEIKFDTKNDIKFDFTHEYPSINKNKDYGFRIYITEKNVNDVAKNYKNFVIENGDFKTLAEKAKENKNIEKLYGASQIYFWGKSVITVDDIKWNLLRQNMDEEFINWMKELLNTKVEDGKEVSNVLDAIKSQDYVDKYQKQTIVSGFNSVMMLKEFYNPNVFKDLNKETQAVVKKGINNLNRNELISLNKELLKSKLKDSTTPTTYWARNNTVDVLDDMKKSGIDNAWIGFDDLEAGYVSPEFVKKANDYGYLVGPYDSYHSIHKPGEEKWSTAKFDDKSLYDNATIEDKNGKKLEGFQGTGRKLNPTLSMPSVKSRVNKILNEGYKFNSWFIDCDATGEIYDDYSKNHITTQEQDLNARLKRMSYISDDKNMVVGSEGGNDFASTTIAFAHGLETPAFSWIDPDMNKNKDSEYYVGRYYSPTGGVPEIFEKQVPVKDLYKKIFIDPTYSLPLFRLVYNDSVVTSDQWLWGTFKIQGEVENRMMKEVLYNTAPMYHIDKSEWEKHKKEILNHDKVWSEFDKKAINKPMTDFEFLSSDRLVQTTCYGDDLRVVANFSNKDFKYKNDTVKANSLIIYDKEEKTVYNPQ